One Cedecea neteri DNA segment encodes these proteins:
- the dinG gene encoding ATP-dependent DNA helicase DinG: MALSSAQKAQIGAWYKALQQQIPDFIPRAPQRQMIAEVAKTLAGEEGRHLAIEAPTGVGKTLSYLIPGIAIARGDQKTLVVSTANVALQDQIYSKDLPLLRKIIPDLKFTAAFGRGRYVCPRNLAALATDNFTQGDLLAFLDDEMSPTSKAEQQRCAKLKASLDGYKWDGLRDHTDEAIDDDLWRRLSTDKASCLGRNCHWYKECPFFVARREIDEAEVVVANHALVMAALESDAVLPEAKNLLLVLDEGHHLADVARDALEMSAEITPGYSRLQLDLFSKLVETCMAQFRPKSPPPLTVPERLTNHCDEVYELLQSFNAIVSLWLPGEREGEHRFEMGVLPEEIMVICQRLAKLMEALRGLSEALLNDLSEKTASHDIVRLHRALLQMNRALGFFEAQSKLWKLAAMEQASGAPVSKWVTREVREGQPHLFFHCVGIRVSDQLEKMLWRKVPHVIVTSATLRSLNRFDRLQEMSGLREKAGDRFIHLDSPFNHIEQGKIVIPKMRFEPLMEHEAQHIAEMAAFFRAQLAKGEHKAMLVLFASGRAMQQFLTHVTDLRLMLLVQGDQPRYRLVELHRQRVQAGETSVLIGLQSFAEGLDLKGELLTQVHIHKIAFPPVDSPVVVTEGEWLKSLNRYPFEVQSLPSASFNLIQQVGRLIRSHACYGEIVIYDRRLLSKRYGERLLAALPVFPIEQPDAPEAKVIITTPKHTVRRKRVSKK, encoded by the coding sequence ATGGCTTTGTCGTCGGCGCAAAAAGCGCAAATCGGTGCCTGGTATAAGGCGTTACAGCAGCAGATCCCGGATTTTATTCCGCGAGCGCCTCAGCGGCAGATGATCGCCGAGGTGGCGAAGACCCTTGCCGGTGAAGAAGGGCGGCACCTGGCTATTGAAGCGCCGACCGGCGTCGGCAAAACCCTCTCTTACCTGATCCCCGGCATTGCTATTGCCAGAGGGGATCAGAAAACCCTGGTGGTCAGCACCGCCAACGTAGCGCTGCAGGACCAGATTTACAGCAAAGACCTGCCGCTGCTGCGCAAAATCATTCCCGACCTGAAGTTTACCGCCGCCTTTGGGCGTGGGCGTTATGTGTGCCCGCGCAACCTGGCCGCTCTGGCGACCGACAATTTTACGCAGGGCGATCTGCTGGCGTTTCTGGACGATGAGATGTCGCCTACCAGCAAAGCCGAACAGCAGCGCTGCGCCAAACTTAAAGCCAGCCTCGACGGCTATAAATGGGATGGGCTGCGGGATCACACCGATGAGGCGATTGACGACGATCTCTGGCGGCGGCTAAGCACCGATAAAGCCAGCTGTCTGGGGCGAAACTGCCACTGGTATAAAGAGTGCCCGTTCTTTGTGGCGCGCCGGGAAATCGACGAAGCGGAAGTGGTCGTGGCTAACCACGCGCTGGTGATGGCGGCGCTGGAAAGCGATGCGGTGCTGCCGGAGGCGAAAAATCTGCTGCTGGTGCTGGACGAAGGCCATCATCTGGCGGACGTAGCCCGTGACGCGCTGGAAATGAGCGCGGAGATAACGCCGGGCTACAGCCGCCTGCAGCTCGACCTGTTCAGCAAGCTGGTGGAAACCTGCATGGCGCAGTTCCGGCCCAAAAGCCCGCCGCCGCTGACCGTGCCGGAACGCCTGACCAATCACTGCGACGAAGTGTACGAGCTGCTGCAGTCGTTTAACGCGATCGTTAGCCTTTGGCTGCCGGGGGAACGGGAAGGCGAACACCGCTTTGAAATGGGCGTCCTGCCCGAAGAGATCATGGTGATTTGCCAGCGCCTCGCGAAACTGATGGAGGCGCTGCGCGGCCTGTCGGAAGCGTTGCTTAACGATCTTAGCGAAAAAACGGCCAGCCACGATATCGTGCGTTTGCACCGGGCTCTGCTGCAAATGAACCGGGCGTTAGGCTTCTTTGAAGCGCAGAGTAAGCTGTGGAAGCTGGCGGCGATGGAGCAGGCCTCCGGTGCGCCGGTGTCGAAGTGGGTGACGCGCGAAGTTCGCGAGGGGCAGCCGCATTTGTTCTTCCACTGCGTGGGGATCCGCGTCAGCGATCAGCTGGAGAAAATGCTGTGGCGCAAAGTGCCGCATGTGATTGTGACATCCGCCACGCTGCGCTCGCTCAACCGCTTTGACCGCCTGCAGGAGATGAGCGGTCTGCGCGAGAAAGCGGGCGACCGGTTTATCCATCTGGACTCGCCGTTTAACCATATTGAGCAGGGGAAAATCGTTATCCCCAAAATGCGCTTTGAGCCGCTGATGGAGCACGAGGCGCAGCACATTGCCGAGATGGCCGCCTTCTTCAGGGCGCAGCTGGCGAAAGGCGAACATAAAGCGATGCTGGTGCTGTTCGCCAGCGGCCGCGCCATGCAGCAGTTTTTAACCCACGTTACCGATCTGCGGCTGATGCTGCTGGTGCAGGGCGATCAGCCCCGTTACCGGCTGGTGGAGCTGCATCGCCAGCGCGTTCAGGCCGGGGAAACCAGCGTGCTGATTGGCCTGCAATCTTTTGCCGAGGGGCTGGATTTGAAAGGCGAGCTGCTGACCCAGGTGCACATTCATAAGATTGCCTTCCCGCCGGTAGACAGCCCGGTGGTGGTCACCGAAGGGGAGTGGCTGAAAAGCCTCAACCGCTATCCTTTTGAAGTGCAGAGTTTACCCAGCGCCTCTTTTAATCTGATTCAACAAGTTGGGCGTTTAATTCGCAGCCACGCCTGCTATGGTGAGATAGTCATTTACGACCGCCGCCTGCTGAGTAAACGCTACGGCGAGCGTCTGCTGGCCGCGCTGCCGGTGTTCCCGATTGAACAGCCCGACGCGCCGGAAGCAAAAGTGATAATAACGACGCCGAAACACACTGTACGGCGCAAACGTGTGAGCAAGAAATAG
- the ybiB gene encoding DNA-binding protein YbiB: protein MDYRKIIKEIGRGKNHARDLDFDTARGLYSHMLKGEVPELELGGVLIALRIKGEGEAEMLGFYEAMKQHVITLTPPSGKPMPIVIPSYNGARKQANLTPLLALLLNKLGYPVVVHGVSEDPTRVLTETIFTLLGIEPTRHAGQAQAKLESHHPVYLPIGALCPPMENQLAMRWRMGVRNSAHTLAKLATPFEENAALRLASVSHPEYVPKVAKFFADIGGRGLLMHGTEGEVYANPLRCPQITLIDGQGTRIVSERQAEHEGVALPSGKDPEVTARWIERCVAGVEPVPQSLKIQMACCLVATGEAATLEAGLARVAEVF from the coding sequence ATGGACTATCGCAAAATCATTAAAGAAATTGGTCGTGGGAAAAACCACGCCAGAGATCTCGATTTTGATACCGCGCGAGGGCTGTATAGCCACATGCTGAAGGGCGAAGTGCCTGAGCTTGAGCTGGGCGGGGTGCTGATTGCCCTGCGTATTAAGGGCGAAGGCGAAGCGGAGATGCTCGGTTTTTATGAGGCGATGAAGCAGCATGTCATTACGCTCACGCCGCCTTCTGGCAAGCCGATGCCGATTGTCATTCCTTCCTATAACGGCGCCCGTAAGCAGGCTAACCTCACGCCGCTGTTGGCGCTTTTGCTCAATAAACTTGGCTACCCCGTTGTGGTTCACGGCGTGAGTGAAGATCCCACCCGAGTGCTGACGGAAACTATTTTTACGCTGCTGGGCATTGAGCCGACCCGCCATGCCGGGCAGGCGCAGGCGAAGCTTGAATCTCATCATCCCGTCTATCTGCCGATCGGCGCGCTTTGCCCGCCGATGGAAAATCAGCTGGCTATGCGCTGGCGTATGGGCGTGCGTAACAGCGCGCACACACTGGCGAAACTGGCCACCCCGTTTGAGGAGAATGCCGCGCTGCGTTTGGCGAGCGTTTCTCACCCGGAATATGTCCCGAAAGTGGCGAAGTTTTTTGCGGATATCGGCGGGCGTGGGCTGTTAATGCACGGCACGGAAGGTGAAGTGTATGCCAACCCGCTGCGCTGCCCGCAAATAACGCTGATTGATGGGCAGGGCACCCGTATCGTGAGCGAGCGGCAAGCCGAACATGAAGGTGTTGCGCTGCCATCAGGCAAAGATCCTGAAGTTACCGCCCGCTGGATTGAGCGCTGCGTGGCGGGCGTTGAGCCGGTGCCGCAGTCGCTGAAAATTCAGATGGCCTGTTGCCTGGTTGCCACCGGAGAGGCTGCAACGCTTGAGGCCGGCCTGGCGCGGGTTGCCGAAGTTTTCTGA
- the ybiJ gene encoding DUF1471 family protein YbiJ, with protein sequence MKTIKYAVAAIALSTLSFGAFAAQSVNEAQAQNLNKIGVVSATGATTLDGLEAKLAAKAEAAGASSYAITSANTEGQMSGTAVIYK encoded by the coding sequence ATGAAAACCATCAAATATGCTGTAGCTGCAATTGCTCTTTCTACTCTGTCTTTCGGTGCTTTCGCTGCCCAATCCGTAAACGAAGCCCAGGCGCAAAACCTGAATAAAATTGGCGTTGTTTCCGCCACTGGCGCAACAACTCTGGACGGCCTGGAAGCAAAACTGGCCGCTAAAGCAGAAGCCGCCGGCGCAAGCTCTTACGCGATCACCTCTGCTAACACCGAAGGCCAAATGAGCGGCACCGCGGTTATCTACAAATAA
- a CDS encoding helix-turn-helix domain-containing protein has product MEIKLHSNATTTPRTRKYIQESAKTDGELAEELNISVDTVRRWRKRDDCYDKSHRPNTIHRALSHEQESMLVFLRVRLALSLDELLEAARLLIQQGISRASVSRMLQNWQQSRMAKPTLSQTPGHIVLDSFPLPEIISHKQGELLVFSERTSGYMAVALRERGSEEVPEPLVGFLREGLPLTVLSLTAKSCPFTQKLAGALDVPLHAAAQENWLEKAGQGNYQQPLETLLNGERFDKRLGLGAVLLEFEDLLNKRIIRSRLKNLTPEAWLKLHHPNR; this is encoded by the coding sequence ATGGAGATAAAGCTGCACTCCAACGCCACAACAACGCCGCGTACGCGAAAGTACATTCAGGAGTCCGCGAAAACGGACGGTGAGCTGGCGGAGGAGCTGAACATTTCTGTCGATACCGTTCGGCGCTGGCGTAAACGCGACGACTGTTACGACAAATCTCACCGACCGAATACCATTCATCGCGCATTAAGCCACGAGCAGGAGTCGATGCTGGTGTTTCTGCGCGTGCGCCTGGCGCTTTCCCTGGATGAACTTCTCGAAGCCGCTCGTTTGCTGATTCAGCAGGGGATTTCCCGCGCTAGTGTCAGCCGTATGCTGCAAAACTGGCAGCAGTCGCGCATGGCTAAACCGACGCTCAGCCAGACGCCGGGTCATATTGTGCTGGATAGCTTCCCGCTGCCGGAAATCATTAGCCATAAGCAAGGTGAACTGCTGGTGTTCAGCGAAAGAACCTCGGGGTATATGGCCGTTGCGCTACGTGAGCGCGGCAGTGAAGAGGTTCCTGAGCCGTTGGTGGGCTTTCTACGGGAGGGGTTGCCGCTGACCGTGCTTTCCTTAACGGCGAAATCCTGCCCGTTTACGCAGAAGCTTGCCGGAGCGCTGGATGTGCCTTTACATGCGGCGGCGCAGGAGAACTGGCTGGAAAAAGCCGGGCAGGGCAACTACCAGCAGCCGCTGGAGACGCTACTTAACGGCGAGCGCTTTGATAAGCGGCTGGGGCTAGGGGCAGTGCTGCTGGAGTTTGAGGATCTGCTCAATAAAAGGATTATTCGCAGCCGGCTGAAAAACCTGACGCCCGAAGCGTGGTTGAAGCTTCATCATCCCAATCGTTAG